From the Xiphophorus maculatus strain JP 163 A chromosome 20, X_maculatus-5.0-male, whole genome shotgun sequence genome, one window contains:
- the LOC102231926 gene encoding LHFPL tetraspan subfamily member 5 protein-like isoform X1, with protein sequence MLPAQEAAKIYHTNYVRNARAMGVMWQVFTVTFAVIMVVVFIQPYWIGDSVNTPQAGYFGLFHYCIGNALTSELTCKGSALDFGSIPSGAFKTAMFFVGISMLLIVGSIVCFSLFFFCNAGSVYKICAWTQLASSTCMVIGCMIYPDGWDSEEVKRMCGQRTDKYTLAWAAGRTSCCPRTSRLRRRIMHRSPVNTMRRCNQLNTEINSQEFTGSLGKKPSCPSRNDSNRTKVFH encoded by the exons ATGCTTCCTGCTCAAGAAGCGGCCAAGATCTACCACACCAACTACGTGCGCAACGCCCGGGCCATGGGCGTCATGTGGCAGGTGTTCACCGTCACCTTCGCGGTCATCATGGTGGTGGTGTTCATCCAGCCCTACTGGATCGGGGACAGCGTGAACACGCCGCAGGCGGGCTACTTCGGCCTGTTTCACTACTGCATCGGGAACGCGCTCACCTCGGAGCTCACCTGCAAAGGGAGCGCGCTGGACTTCGGCTCCATCCCGTCCGGGGCCTTCAAGACGGCCATGTTCTTCGTGGGGATCTCCATGCTGCTGATCGTGGGGAGCATCGTCTGCTTCagtctcttcttcttctgcaacGCCGGGAGCGTCTACAAGATCTGCGCCTGGACGCAGCTGGCCTCCA GTACGTGCATGGTGATCGGCTGCATGATCTATCCCGACGGCTGGGACTCGGAGGAAGTGAAGCGCATGTGTGGCCAGCGGACTGACAAATACACCCTGG CCTGGGCAGCCGGCAGGACAAGCTGCTGCCCGAGGACTTCCAGGTTGAGGAGAAGG ATCATGCATAGATCCCCTGTGAACACAATGAGGAGATGCAACCAACTCAACACTGAAATAAACTCCCAAGAGTTTACCGGCAGCCTCGGCAAAAAGCCTTCATGTCCTTCCAGAAACGACTCGAACAGAACGAAGGTGTTCCACTGA
- the LOC102231926 gene encoding LHFPL tetraspan subfamily member 5 protein-like isoform X2 → MLPAQEAAKIYHTNYVRNARAMGVMWQVFTVTFAVIMVVVFIQPYWIGDSVNTPQAGYFGLFHYCIGNALTSELTCKGSALDFGSIPSGAFKTAMFFVGISMLLIVGSIVCFSLFFFCNAGSVYKICAWTQLASSTCMVIGCMIYPDGWDSEEVKRMCGQRTDKYTLGNCTVRWAYILAIISIMDSLILSFLAFSLGSRQDKLLPEDFQVEEKDHA, encoded by the exons ATGCTTCCTGCTCAAGAAGCGGCCAAGATCTACCACACCAACTACGTGCGCAACGCCCGGGCCATGGGCGTCATGTGGCAGGTGTTCACCGTCACCTTCGCGGTCATCATGGTGGTGGTGTTCATCCAGCCCTACTGGATCGGGGACAGCGTGAACACGCCGCAGGCGGGCTACTTCGGCCTGTTTCACTACTGCATCGGGAACGCGCTCACCTCGGAGCTCACCTGCAAAGGGAGCGCGCTGGACTTCGGCTCCATCCCGTCCGGGGCCTTCAAGACGGCCATGTTCTTCGTGGGGATCTCCATGCTGCTGATCGTGGGGAGCATCGTCTGCTTCagtctcttcttcttctgcaacGCCGGGAGCGTCTACAAGATCTGCGCCTGGACGCAGCTGGCCTCCA GTACGTGCATGGTGATCGGCTGCATGATCTATCCCGACGGCTGGGACTCGGAGGAAGTGAAGCGCATGTGTGGCCAGCGGACTGACAAATACACCCTGGGTAACTGCACGGTGCGCTGGGCCTACATCCTGGCCATCATCAGCATCATGGACTCACTCATCCTGTCCTTTCTGGCTTTCAGCCTGGGCAGCCGGCAGGACAAGCTGCTGCCCGAGGACTTCCAGGTTGAGGAGAAGG ATCATGCATAG